A stretch of Blautia liquoris DNA encodes these proteins:
- the obgE gene encoding GTPase ObgE: MFADRAKIIIRSGKGGDGHVSFRRELYVPNGGPDGGDGGKGGDVIFEVDKGLNTLVDFRYRRKFSAKDGDPGQKKRSHGKNGEDIILRVPEGTVILEAKSHKVIADMSGDNRQQVVLKGGRGGKGNMHYATATMQVPKYAQPGKPAQEIEVLLELKVIADVGLVGFPNVGKSTLLSRVTNADPKIANYHFTTLYPNLGVVDLKDCRGFVIADIPGLIEGASQGAGLGHEFLRHIERTRIMIHLVDAASFEGRDPVDDIYKINRELENYNPEIAKRPQVIAANKIDAIYRQEGVIDPVERLKAEFEPGGIRVFPISAVSGKGVSDLLYYVQDLLDKLPKEKVIFKQEYFPEDALINSDLPYTVSQDELDKHLFHVEGPRIERMLGYTNLDSEKGFAFFQRFLKDCGILERLEQEGIKEGDTVQMYGHQFDYYK, translated from the coding sequence ATGTTTGCAGATAGAGCTAAAATCATCATACGCTCAGGAAAGGGCGGGGATGGCCATGTGAGTTTTCGAAGAGAACTCTACGTTCCCAATGGCGGTCCAGATGGCGGTGATGGCGGAAAAGGTGGGGATGTCATCTTTGAGGTCGATAAGGGGCTGAATACCCTGGTTGACTTCAGATACAGACGAAAATTTTCCGCGAAAGACGGTGACCCAGGTCAGAAAAAACGCTCCCATGGCAAAAACGGTGAGGACATTATATTACGTGTCCCGGAGGGAACAGTGATTCTTGAGGCCAAAAGCCATAAAGTAATCGCAGATATGTCCGGTGATAACAGACAGCAGGTTGTCCTAAAAGGCGGCAGAGGGGGGAAAGGCAATATGCACTATGCTACTGCGACAATGCAGGTTCCAAAGTACGCACAGCCTGGAAAGCCGGCTCAGGAAATTGAAGTCTTACTTGAACTAAAAGTGATTGCAGACGTAGGTTTGGTCGGATTCCCAAATGTCGGAAAATCGACACTCCTTTCCAGAGTAACAAATGCCGATCCAAAGATAGCAAACTATCACTTTACAACCTTGTATCCGAACCTTGGCGTTGTTGATCTTAAAGACTGCAGAGGATTTGTCATAGCAGACATTCCAGGTCTGATTGAGGGAGCATCACAGGGAGCTGGTCTGGGGCATGAATTTCTGCGTCATATTGAGAGGACAAGAATTATGATTCACCTTGTCGATGCAGCTTCTTTTGAGGGACGAGATCCTGTGGATGACATATACAAAATCAACCGTGAACTCGAGAACTACAACCCTGAAATTGCTAAACGCCCACAGGTTATCGCTGCAAATAAAATTGATGCGATTTATCGGCAGGAGGGAGTTATCGATCCAGTGGAGCGATTAAAAGCCGAATTTGAACCAGGAGGAATTCGCGTATTTCCAATTTCAGCTGTCAGCGGAAAGGGTGTAAGTGATCTTCTCTATTATGTACAGGATCTTCTCGATAAACTTCCGAAGGAAAAGGTTATATTTAAACAGGAGTATTTTCCGGAAGATGCTCTGATTAACAGCGATCTTCCCTATACCGTCTCACAAGATGAACTAGACAAACATCTTTTTCATGTGGAAGGTCCCAGGATAGAAAGAATGCTGGGATATACGAATCTGGATTCTGAAAAAGGATTTGCATTCTTTCAGCGTTTTCTGAAGGATTGTGGAATTCTGGAGCGACTGGAGCAAGAAGGAATCAAAGAGGGTGATACCGTTCAGATGTATGGCCATCAATTCGATTATTATAAATAA
- the rpmA gene encoding 50S ribosomal protein L27, with protein sequence MLQMNLQFFAHKKGVGSTRNGRDSESKRLGAKRADGQFVKAGNILYRQRGTKIHPGTNVGRGKDDTLFATADGIVRFQRKGRDKKQVSVLPTAE encoded by the coding sequence ATGTTACAGATGAACCTTCAATTTTTCGCTCATAAAAAAGGAGTCGGATCTACCAGAAACGGCAGAGATTCTGAGTCTAAAAGATTAGGTGCGAAAAGAGCTGACGGACAGTTTGTAAAAGCTGGAAACATTCTTTATAGACAGCGTGGAACCAAAATCCATCCCGGTACAAATGTTGGACGCGGTAAAGATGATACTCTGTTTGCAACAGCGGATGGCATCGTAAGATTCCAGAGAAAAGGCAGAGACAAAAAACAAGTTTCTGTTCTTCCGACAGCTGAATAA
- a CDS encoding ribosomal-processing cysteine protease Prp, which translates to MTKVTFYQNSDLEYIGFTVEDHAGYAEENSDIVCTSISVLVINTINSIEKLTEDAFTADENQEKACIKFEFDGNHSKEADLLLKSLILGLQAIEDDETYSRFIDIIFKEV; encoded by the coding sequence ATGACTAAGGTAACGTTTTATCAGAATTCAGACCTGGAATATATTGGTTTTACTGTAGAGGATCATGCAGGATACGCTGAAGAAAACAGTGATATTGTCTGTACCTCTATCAGTGTATTGGTGATCAATACAATCAATTCGATAGAGAAACTGACAGAAGATGCATTTACCGCAGATGAAAATCAGGAAAAAGCATGTATAAAGTTTGAGTTTGATGGAAATCACTCTAAAGAGGCTGATTTATTATTGAAATCCCTAATACTTGGACTTCAGGCAATAGAAGATGATGAAACATACAGCAGATTTATTGATATCATTTTCAAGGAGGTGTAG
- the rplU gene encoding 50S ribosomal protein L21, whose amino-acid sequence MYAIIATGGKQYKVAEGDIINVEKLGVEAGETVTFDDVLAVNNDGLKVGSDVKDVSVTASVVKNGKAKKVIVYKYKRKTGYHKKNGHRQQFTQVKIDKINA is encoded by the coding sequence ATGTACGCAATTATTGCAACAGGTGGTAAACAGTACAAAGTAGCCGAAGGCGATATCATTAACGTAGAAAAGCTTGGTGTTGAAGCTGGTGAAACAGTTACATTTGACGATGTACTTGCGGTAAACAACGATGGCCTTAAAGTTGGATCTGATGTTAAAGATGTCAGTGTAACAGCTTCTGTCGTAAAAAACGGAAAAGCAAAAAAGGTTATTGTCTACAAGTATAAAAGGAAAACCGGTTACCACAAAAAGAACGGTCACAGACAACAGTTCACTCAGGTTAAGATTGATAAGATCAACGCTTAA
- a CDS encoding DegV family protein, with the protein MPDIAIVTDSNSGITQEEAEQLGIVVVPMPFFIDDKIHFEGIDLSQADFYHSLESGCKVSTSQPSPGDLMELWKKLLSNHDELVYIPMSSGLSASCETAAALAADFNHRVFVVNNKRISVTMRQSILDALRLSKAGYSGRQIKEILEKESLQASIYLMVNTLEYLKKGGRITPAAAMIGTVLNLKPVLTIQGDNLDAYAKVRGVKQARKVMIEAMKKDIDTRFKEPYKKGQMCLDIAYSYGQDEAVDIWRNEVVSSFPTLETEESLLSLSVVCHTGPGVLAIACSKKPDLSAYPIDNHR; encoded by the coding sequence ATGCCGGATATAGCTATTGTAACCGACAGTAACAGTGGGATTACACAAGAAGAGGCAGAACAACTTGGCATCGTTGTCGTTCCGATGCCATTTTTTATAGATGATAAAATTCATTTTGAGGGAATTGATTTAAGTCAGGCAGATTTTTATCATTCCTTGGAAAGTGGATGCAAAGTGTCTACTTCACAGCCTTCCCCTGGGGATTTGATGGAACTGTGGAAGAAGTTATTAAGCAATCACGATGAGCTGGTCTACATTCCCATGTCCAGCGGTCTGTCTGCATCCTGTGAGACAGCTGCTGCTCTGGCAGCGGACTTTAATCATCGCGTATTTGTAGTGAATAATAAACGAATTTCAGTTACCATGCGTCAATCTATACTTGACGCTCTTCGATTGTCAAAAGCTGGTTACAGTGGCAGACAGATCAAAGAGATTTTAGAAAAAGAATCTTTACAGGCCAGCATTTACCTGATGGTAAATACGCTGGAGTACTTAAAAAAAGGCGGACGTATCACTCCGGCGGCAGCAATGATTGGAACTGTTTTGAATCTAAAACCGGTACTCACCATTCAGGGGGACAATCTGGATGCCTATGCCAAAGTGCGAGGTGTAAAACAGGCCAGGAAAGTAATGATTGAGGCGATGAAAAAAGATATCGACACACGTTTTAAAGAGCCTTATAAAAAAGGGCAGATGTGTCTGGATATCGCTTATTCCTATGGACAGGATGAAGCAGTTGATATTTGGCGCAATGAAGTAGTTTCCTCTTTTCCAACTCTTGAGACAGAAGAATCTCTTCTTTCACTTTCTGTTGTTTGTCATACCGGACCGGGAGTGCTCGCAATTGCGTGTTCAAAAAAACCAGATTTATCTGCGTATCCTATTGACAACCATAGATAA
- a CDS encoding TIGR03936 family radical SAM-associated protein codes for MKVRVKFQKEGPVKFVGHLDTLRYFQKSMRRAKIDVAYSEGYSPHMIMSFASPLGVGLTTEGDYFDMELKTSSSSKEMIRRLNNTMAEGIRVLSIRQIPEEKSSNGMALVCACDYLISFREGMGFRDGWKDHVCRFLLQEHIFFEKTTKKGTREIDIRPLIYQMEVRGKTIFLQLSAGSVNNLKPEIVLDAFSAYLGETFSPYAFLIHRLEIYTDLGKDGEHQFVPLECLGTEIE; via the coding sequence ATGAAGGTTAGAGTTAAATTTCAAAAAGAAGGTCCTGTAAAATTTGTCGGACATCTTGATACACTGAGATATTTTCAAAAGTCCATGCGTCGTGCCAAAATAGATGTCGCCTATTCGGAGGGTTATTCACCCCATATGATTATGTCATTTGCTTCACCACTGGGCGTGGGGCTGACTACAGAAGGCGATTACTTTGACATGGAATTAAAAACTTCATCTTCTTCCAAAGAGATGATCCGACGTTTAAACAATACCATGGCTGAAGGTATTCGTGTCTTAAGTATCCGCCAGATACCTGAGGAAAAATCTTCGAACGGCATGGCACTCGTCTGTGCATGTGATTACCTGATATCTTTCCGGGAGGGGATGGGATTTAGGGATGGATGGAAAGATCATGTCTGCCGCTTTCTCTTGCAAGAGCATATATTCTTTGAGAAAACAACAAAAAAAGGGACACGGGAAATCGATATACGTCCTCTGATTTATCAGATGGAGGTACGAGGGAAAACCATCTTCTTGCAGTTATCCGCAGGAAGTGTGAATAACCTGAAACCAGAGATTGTCCTGGATGCATTCTCAGCGTATTTAGGTGAGACCTTTTCACCTTATGCATTTTTGATACATCGCCTGGAAATATATACTGACCTTGGAAAGGACGGAGAGCATCAGTTCGTTCCGCTTGAGTGTCTGGGAACCGAAATCGAATAA
- a CDS encoding TIGR03960 family B12-binding radical SAM protein encodes MRKLALSDEILLKIDKPARYIGGEVNSVVKDAAKVDIRFAMCFPDVYEIGMSHLGIQILYDMFNRRDDVWCERVYSPWPDLNQIMKDEELPLFALESQDPIKDFDFLGITIQYEMCYTNILQILDLGQIPIFSRDRNEYDPIVIGGGPCTYNPEPLADFFDLFYIGDGETVYDELLNAYKINKKAGGTRYDFLLAAAQIKGIYVPAFYNTTYKKDGTIDAFSPNTDKVPDRIEKQIAMNLSDMPYPKKPVVPFIKATQDRVVIEIQRGCIRGCRFCQAGMLYRPLRERTCDELVEMAKILLDHTGHEEISLSSLSSSDYRRLSELVSKLIDICNERGVNISLPSLRIDAFSLDVMSKVQDIKKSSLTFAPEAGSQRLRDVINKGLTEDEILTGAEEAFQGGWNKVKLYFMLGLPTETTEDIKGIAWLCQKIAERYYELPKEQRNGKCQITASSSFFVPKPFTPFQWAPMNTKEEFLSKARIVKDEVRSQINQKSIRYHYHEADVTLLEGVLARGDRRLCPVILRAYQNGALFDSWSDFFKHTYWEEAFKECHIDPDFYSIRERGTDEVLPWDFINIGVSKEFMIREWNQAKKEKVTPNCRIQCSGCGARCYHGGVCYEG; translated from the coding sequence ATGCGAAAGCTTGCATTAAGCGATGAGATATTGTTGAAAATAGATAAGCCTGCTCGTTATATCGGAGGCGAGGTAAACTCAGTTGTAAAAGACGCCGCCAAAGTTGATATCCGTTTTGCCATGTGTTTTCCGGATGTCTATGAAATTGGAATGTCGCATCTGGGAATACAAATTTTATATGATATGTTCAACCGAAGAGATGATGTATGGTGTGAACGTGTCTATTCTCCATGGCCCGATCTAAATCAGATCATGAAAGATGAGGAACTCCCCCTTTTTGCACTGGAATCGCAAGATCCAATCAAAGATTTTGACTTTTTGGGGATTACGATTCAGTATGAGATGTGTTATACCAATATCCTGCAGATCCTTGATCTTGGCCAGATACCAATCTTCTCGAGAGACAGGAACGAATACGATCCAATTGTCATCGGAGGGGGGCCTTGTACTTATAACCCGGAACCATTGGCTGATTTCTTTGACCTTTTTTATATTGGTGACGGTGAAACAGTATATGATGAGCTTCTCAATGCTTATAAGATAAATAAAAAGGCTGGCGGAACCCGTTACGATTTTCTACTCGCAGCTGCACAGATAAAAGGAATTTATGTTCCTGCTTTTTATAACACAACTTACAAAAAAGATGGTACAATTGATGCTTTTTCCCCAAATACAGATAAGGTTCCTGATCGTATTGAAAAACAGATCGCGATGAACCTTTCTGATATGCCATATCCAAAAAAGCCAGTTGTTCCTTTTATCAAAGCCACGCAGGACAGGGTGGTTATAGAAATACAAAGAGGCTGCATCCGCGGATGCCGTTTCTGTCAGGCAGGCATGTTATACCGTCCCCTTCGTGAAAGGACTTGCGATGAGCTGGTTGAAATGGCCAAGATCCTTTTGGATCATACGGGACATGAAGAAATTTCCTTAAGCTCCTTAAGTTCTTCTGATTATCGAAGACTTTCCGAACTTGTCAGCAAGCTGATTGACATCTGCAATGAAAGAGGAGTGAATATCTCACTGCCTTCCCTTCGAATTGATGCTTTCTCTTTGGATGTCATGAGTAAAGTTCAGGATATCAAAAAAAGTTCCCTCACTTTTGCACCTGAGGCAGGCTCACAACGTCTGCGCGATGTAATCAACAAGGGGCTGACAGAAGATGAGATTCTCACTGGTGCCGAAGAGGCCTTCCAGGGCGGATGGAATAAAGTAAAACTGTATTTTATGCTGGGACTTCCAACTGAAACAACAGAAGATATCAAGGGAATTGCCTGGCTATGTCAGAAAATCGCAGAGCGATATTACGAACTTCCAAAGGAACAAAGGAACGGGAAATGCCAGATTACAGCCAGCAGCTCCTTCTTTGTTCCAAAACCATTTACTCCTTTTCAATGGGCGCCTATGAATACAAAAGAAGAATTCTTGAGTAAGGCACGGATTGTAAAGGACGAGGTCAGATCACAGATCAATCAAAAGAGCATTCGTTACCACTACCATGAGGCTGATGTGACGCTTCTCGAGGGAGTCCTGGCAAGAGGAGACCGCAGGCTTTGTCCGGTTATCTTAAGAGCCTATCAAAACGGTGCACTTTTTGATTCCTGGAGCGATTTCTTCAAACACACATACTGGGAAGAGGCTTTCAAAGAATGCCATATTGATCCTGACTTTTACTCCATCCGTGAACGTGGTACTGATGAAGTTCTCCCGTGGGATTTTATTAATATCGGTGTCAGTAAAGAGTTTATGATCCGGGAATGGAATCAGGCAAAAAAGGAGAAAGTGACACCAAACTGCCGGATACAGTGTTCCGGATGTGGTGCAAGATGCTATCATGGAGGTGTCTGCTATGAAGGTTAG
- the eno gene encoding phosphopyruvate hydratase — translation MSNLSIEKVIGREIIDSRGNPTVEAEVYLLDGTIGRGTSPSGASTGEFEALELRDNDKNRFAGKGVLKAVNNINTIINDTLKGLDSSDIYAVDHAMLCADGTKDKSKLGANAILAVSIASAKAAAASLGIPLYRFLGGINGNRLPVPMMNILNGGAHATNTVDVQEFMIMPVGAESFSEGLRWCTEVYHALQSLLKSEGLSAAVGDEGGFAPDLATDEETIEYILKAVEKAGYEPGKDFVLAIDAASSEWKGSKKGEYILPKSKQKYTSQELTAHWVDLCNKYPIYSLEDGLDEEDWEGWKILTKELGNKVQLVGDDLFVTNTERLSKGIKQGCGNSILIKLNQIGSVSETLEAIQMAHNAGYTTIVSHRSGETEDTSIADLAVAVNAGQIKTGAPSRSERVAKYNQLLRIEEKLGNSAVYPGFSAFRVKR, via the coding sequence ATGAGCAATTTATCAATTGAAAAAGTCATCGGACGTGAGATTATCGATTCAAGGGGCAATCCAACTGTAGAGGCAGAGGTTTACCTCTTGGATGGTACCATCGGCAGAGGTACCTCGCCAAGTGGTGCCTCCACAGGCGAATTCGAGGCATTGGAACTTCGCGACAATGATAAAAACCGTTTTGCTGGAAAAGGTGTTTTAAAAGCAGTTAATAACATCAATACAATTATCAACGATACACTGAAAGGACTAGATTCTTCTGACATCTATGCAGTTGATCATGCAATGCTGTGTGCAGATGGTACGAAGGACAAATCAAAGCTTGGGGCAAATGCCATACTTGCAGTATCAATCGCATCTGCGAAGGCAGCTGCGGCTTCTCTTGGCATTCCCCTGTATCGTTTTCTCGGTGGAATTAATGGTAACCGACTTCCTGTACCTATGATGAATATCTTAAACGGCGGGGCCCATGCAACGAATACAGTTGACGTTCAGGAATTTATGATTATGCCTGTCGGAGCGGAAAGTTTCAGTGAAGGGCTTCGCTGGTGCACGGAAGTTTACCATGCACTGCAGTCTCTCTTAAAGTCTGAAGGACTGTCTGCTGCAGTCGGTGACGAGGGCGGATTTGCACCGGATCTGGCTACGGACGAAGAGACCATAGAATACATATTGAAAGCCGTAGAAAAGGCTGGCTATGAACCAGGAAAGGATTTTGTACTTGCGATTGATGCTGCATCCAGTGAATGGAAGGGCAGCAAAAAGGGCGAATATATTCTTCCTAAGAGTAAACAAAAGTACACATCACAAGAGCTGACAGCTCACTGGGTTGACCTCTGTAATAAATATCCAATCTATTCTCTGGAGGATGGTCTAGACGAGGAAGATTGGGAAGGCTGGAAGATACTTACAAAAGAACTTGGCAACAAGGTACAACTGGTTGGAGATGATCTTTTTGTAACCAATACCGAACGACTTTCAAAAGGTATTAAGCAGGGCTGTGGAAACTCTATTCTGATTAAGTTAAATCAGATTGGCTCTGTATCAGAGACACTTGAGGCAATTCAGATGGCACACAATGCCGGATATACGACAATAGTATCACATCGTTCTGGTGAGACTGAGGATACATCAATTGCGGATCTTGCTGTTGCTGTAAACGCAGGACAGATAAAGACTGGTGCACCAAGCAGAAGCGAGCGTGTCGCAAAATATAATCAGCTCCTGCGTATTGAGGAGAAACTGGGTAACTCTGCAGTATATCCCGGATTCAGTGCATTTCGTGTTAAAAGATAA
- a CDS encoding DUF47 domain-containing protein, with protein sequence MNKSDMVYFDNFKECVDCSCRAARFLEDVLANYNINTIKEKRDELHELEHQGDIKKHEITEVIARAFVTPIEREDIIEISTKIDDITDSIEDVLMHVYICQVPEIRQGAVEMVKVAVSCCETLKVIMDEFVNFKRSKKLRENIIRINDLEEEGDRLYIESMYNLHKNCKDPLEVVAWRDIFGYIEKSIDTCEDTADIVQLVVMKNS encoded by the coding sequence ATGAATAAAAGTGATATGGTTTATTTTGATAATTTCAAAGAATGCGTAGACTGCTCTTGCCGTGCAGCTCGATTTTTGGAAGATGTTCTTGCAAATTACAATATTAATACTATCAAAGAAAAAAGGGACGAACTTCATGAATTGGAGCACCAAGGTGATATAAAAAAGCATGAAATCACTGAGGTGATAGCGAGGGCATTTGTCACTCCAATAGAAAGAGAAGATATCATTGAAATCAGCACAAAGATTGATGACATCACGGATTCCATTGAAGATGTTCTCATGCATGTCTATATCTGCCAGGTTCCGGAGATCAGACAGGGAGCTGTGGAGATGGTAAAGGTCGCTGTTTCCTGCTGCGAGACATTGAAAGTTATCATGGATGAATTCGTGAATTTTAAACGTTCGAAGAAGCTAAGAGAGAACATCATCCGCATTAATGATCTCGAAGAAGAAGGAGACCGGCTTTATATTGAAAGCATGTATAATCTTCATAAAAACTGCAAAGATCCTCTGGAGGTAGTCGCATGGCGTGATATCTTTGGGTATATAGAAAAAAGTATTGATACCTGTGAGGATACAGCAGACATTGTTCAGCTGGTTGTGATGAAAAATTCATAA
- a CDS encoding inorganic phosphate transporter, translating into MDLTFSGFIEQMTSSPVLFIAILLTIGVIFVNGWTDAPNAIATCVVTRCMGAKPAIIMSAIFNFLGVFVMSMVNSTVAMTIKNMVNFQGNHTDALTALCAAMAAIVVWAVTAWYFGIPTSESHALIAGLSGAAIALQGGISGINFSEWVKVIYGLVLSTILGFVFGFLSCKLITYLFRNADRRNTDGFFTWAQIAGGAAMSFMHGAQDGQKFMGVMLLGVYLSHGMDTTSGVELPVWMMLLCSIIMGLGTSVGGKKIIKSVGMDMVKLEKYQGFSADLAATVCLLISTLFGIPVSTTHTKTTAIMGVGAVKRLSSINLNVVKDMVLTWILTFPGCGIIGFLMAKLLMAIS; encoded by the coding sequence ATGGATCTAACATTTTCAGGTTTTATCGAGCAGATGACCAGCTCACCTGTACTTTTTATTGCAATCCTGCTCACCATAGGTGTTATTTTTGTAAATGGATGGACAGATGCTCCGAATGCCATTGCGACATGTGTTGTCACAAGATGTATGGGTGCAAAACCTGCAATTATCATGTCAGCCATTTTTAATTTTCTGGGTGTTTTTGTAATGTCTATGGTAAATTCCACTGTGGCTATGACAATCAAAAATATGGTGAATTTTCAGGGAAATCATACCGACGCGCTGACTGCACTGTGTGCTGCCATGGCTGCAATTGTTGTCTGGGCTGTTACGGCCTGGTATTTTGGAATTCCAACCAGTGAAAGCCATGCACTGATCGCCGGCCTTTCCGGAGCTGCAATCGCACTTCAGGGTGGAATTTCCGGAATTAATTTCTCGGAATGGGTAAAAGTCATCTATGGTCTGGTTCTTTCCACAATTCTCGGGTTTGTCTTTGGATTTCTTTCCTGTAAACTGATCACCTATTTGTTCAGGAATGCTGACCGTCGGAACACAGACGGATTCTTTACATGGGCTCAGATCGCCGGCGGAGCAGCAATGTCTTTTATGCATGGTGCACAGGACGGACAGAAGTTTATGGGTGTTATGCTTTTGGGTGTTTATCTGTCACACGGTATGGATACTACATCAGGCGTGGAACTTCCGGTCTGGATGATGCTTCTTTGCTCCATTATCATGGGACTTGGTACGTCTGTTGGCGGAAAGAAGATCATAAAGTCCGTTGGCATGGATATGGTCAAGTTGGAAAAATATCAGGGCTTTTCCGCTGATCTCGCCGCAACTGTCTGCCTGCTGATCTCTACTTTATTCGGAATACCTGTCAGCACAACGCACACAAAAACGACTGCAATTATGGGTGTCGGTGCTGTCAAACGTCTTTCATCCATTAACTTAAATGTGGTTAAAGACATGGTACTTACCTGGATTCTTACTTTCCCAGGATGTGGAATCATCGGTTTTCTTATGGCTAAGCTTTTGATGGCTATTTCCTGA
- a CDS encoding biotin transporter BioY, whose product MGALGLPVFSNFTGGIGALLGPTGGYLAGFLLSALMMWIMENLFGRKRWVFIVSMILGLLVCYVFGTAWFFFVYTLASKAITFKKILGLCVLPFIIPDLLKISLALILSKRFSHIIR is encoded by the coding sequence CTGGGGGCTCTGGGGCTACCGGTTTTCTCTAATTTTACCGGTGGAATCGGTGCACTGCTGGGGCCGACGGGAGGATACCTTGCAGGATTCCTTTTAAGCGCATTGATGATGTGGATCATGGAGAATCTATTTGGCAGGAAAAGATGGGTTTTTATAGTTTCCATGATCCTGGGACTCCTTGTATGCTATGTTTTTGGAACTGCATGGTTCTTTTTTGTATATACGCTGGCTTCCAAGGCCATTACCTTTAAAAAAATATTGGGTCTGTGCGTTCTCCCGTTTATCATTCCGGATCTATTAAAGATCAGTCTCGCCTTGATACTTAGTAAAAGGTTTTCCCATATTATAAGATAA
- the larC2 gene encoding nickel pincer cofactor biosynthesis protein LarC2: MNSILYLQCYDGINVHEFCTLLLYLGGDQHALDKAVENFPGLCKDNSDYHIKKETSLRKLQQLTAQSMLSDNAKEIICRTLEILIEIISKLDHLPTDEISLVALGGHEVFLDVISAAILLDSLGIKDVIVPVLYEGTGTVCIDRKTYPVPVPAVAEIAKRYNIPLHITDQQGELITATGAAFVAAVFTSRVLPENFIIENTKTSGMFRAMLIRETTCETGTSVEHESDQIWKLECNLDDCRGEALGFTMSALFKAGARDVYFTPIYMKKNRPAYQLNVICSLSDRNQMEHIIFKNTTTIGIRRLKMSRSILKRRSVNRKTNLGEITYKVYTFENQEHFSPEYESLVTLCEKTQMSYEEAYRYAELSYNMGKPFTKYQGETDL; the protein is encoded by the coding sequence ATGAATTCGATATTGTATTTGCAGTGTTATGATGGAATTAATGTACATGAATTCTGCACACTCCTTTTATATCTGGGCGGCGATCAGCACGCTCTGGATAAGGCAGTGGAAAACTTCCCGGGACTTTGTAAAGATAATTCTGATTATCATATCAAAAAGGAAACTTCACTGCGTAAACTGCAGCAGTTGACAGCGCAATCTATGTTGAGTGACAACGCAAAAGAAATTATATGTAGAACTTTAGAGATCCTCATTGAGATCATTTCAAAACTGGATCATCTTCCCACTGACGAGATCAGCCTTGTTGCACTGGGCGGCCATGAAGTATTTCTCGATGTCATAAGTGCTGCCATACTTTTGGACAGTCTTGGAATTAAAGATGTGATTGTGCCGGTTTTATATGAAGGTACTGGCACCGTTTGTATCGACCGGAAGACGTATCCCGTTCCGGTTCCTGCCGTTGCCGAAATTGCAAAAAGATATAATATTCCCTTACACATTACAGATCAGCAGGGAGAACTTATCACTGCCACCGGAGCGGCATTTGTCGCGGCTGTCTTTACATCAAGAGTACTGCCGGAAAATTTCATAATTGAGAATACGAAGACTTCGGGAATGTTTCGTGCAATGTTGATCAGAGAAACGACTTGTGAAACAGGAACCTCTGTGGAACACGAATCTGATCAGATATGGAAACTGGAATGCAATCTAGATGACTGCAGAGGTGAGGCTCTCGGCTTTACCATGAGTGCTCTCTTTAAAGCCGGCGCCAGAGATGTCTATTTTACACCGATTTATATGAAGAAAAACCGACCGGCCTATCAGCTGAATGTAATATGTTCCCTTTCAGACAGAAACCAGATGGAACATATTATCTTTAAGAATACGACCACAATTGGAATACGCCGCCTTAAGATGAGTCGATCAATTCTAAAACGCAGATCCGTTAACAGAAAAACAAATCTGGGAGAAATCACTTATAAAGTGTATACCTTCGAAAATCAGGAGCACTTTTCTCCGGAATATGAAAGTCTTGTAACGTTATGCGAAAAAACTCAGATGTCTTATGAAGAGGCCTACCGTTATGCAGAGTTATCTTATAATATGGGAAAACCTTTTACTAAGTATCAAGGCGAGACTGATCTTTAA